In Desulfovibrio sp. Fe33, one DNA window encodes the following:
- a CDS encoding Glu/Leu/Phe/Val dehydrogenase dimerization domain-containing protein, with amino-acid sequence MKELLKTFEQKQPEIVFEWNDAETEAKGWLVINSLRGGAAGGGTRMRKGLDKHEVVSLAKTMEIKFAVSGPQIGGAKSGIDFDPADPRKVDVLKRWYKAVMPLLKNYYGTGGDMNICEVKDVIPITEGYGLWHPQEGIVNGHFHPTDMLRIQKISQLRGGVSMPVTSPKYAPDSKKKYLVADLITGWGVAESVRHLYGFRKQDLEGKRVIVQGWGNVGGTAAYYLAANGARIVGIIDRNAGLVKEEGLTVEEVRELLLKRTGNTLVGDDLLTAEETQARVWSVGADIFLPCAASRLVTRAQVETMKDHGLEVIACGANVPFIDEDIFFGETAEYADSVVDVIPDFIANCGMARAFNYLMSNKVDLDADAIFQDVSDTIRHALEETMQHVPERNHLSAAAMENVLHKLMA; translated from the coding sequence ATGAAAGAACTGCTTAAGACCTTTGAACAAAAGCAACCTGAGATCGTTTTCGAATGGAATGATGCCGAGACGGAGGCAAAGGGATGGCTCGTCATCAACTCCCTGCGCGGAGGAGCTGCCGGCGGCGGAACCCGGATGCGCAAAGGCCTCGACAAGCATGAGGTCGTTTCTCTCGCCAAAACGATGGAAATCAAGTTCGCCGTGTCCGGTCCGCAGATCGGGGGCGCCAAGTCCGGCATCGATTTCGACCCGGCGGACCCGCGCAAGGTTGATGTCCTCAAGCGTTGGTACAAGGCCGTGATGCCGCTGCTGAAGAATTATTACGGGACCGGCGGCGACATGAACATCTGTGAAGTGAAGGACGTTATCCCCATCACCGAGGGCTACGGCCTCTGGCATCCCCAGGAAGGCATCGTCAATGGGCACTTCCATCCCACCGACATGTTGCGAATTCAGAAGATCAGCCAGCTCCGCGGCGGCGTCAGTATGCCGGTGACCTCTCCCAAATACGCCCCCGACTCCAAGAAGAAGTATCTGGTCGCCGACCTGATTACCGGATGGGGCGTCGCTGAATCGGTCCGTCATCTGTACGGCTTCCGCAAGCAGGACCTTGAAGGCAAGCGCGTCATCGTCCAGGGATGGGGGAACGTGGGCGGAACCGCCGCCTACTATCTTGCCGCCAATGGTGCCAGGATAGTGGGCATCATCGACCGCAACGCCGGTCTGGTGAAAGAGGAGGGCCTGACCGTGGAAGAGGTCCGGGAACTGCTGCTCAAGCGGACCGGCAACACTCTCGTCGGGGACGACCTCCTCACTGCGGAAGAAACACAAGCCCGCGTATGGTCGGTCGGAGCGGACATTTTCCTGCCGTGCGCCGCTTCGCGTCTGGTCACGCGGGCGCAGGTGGAGACCATGAAGGACCACGGCCTCGAAGTCATAGCCTGCGGCGCAAACGTTCCCTTCATCGATGAAGACATCTTCTTCGGTGAAACGGCGGAGTACGCGGACAGCGTCGTCGACGTCATTCCCGATTTCATCGCCAACTGCGGCATGGCCCGCGCCTTCAACTATCTCATGAGCAACAAGGTCGACCTGGATGCGGACGCCATCTTCCAGGACGTGTCGGACACCATTCGCCACGCGCTTGAAGAGACCATGCAGCATGTGCCCGAGAGGAATCACCTGTCGGCGGCCGCAATGGAAAACGTCCTGCATAAACTGATGGCCTAG
- a CDS encoding acetate--CoA ligase family protein — protein sequence MELQNSVSIDFDAITGLFRSAREEGRDYLLEYEVYNLLGRSGAETPPKCILLPRGARSSDDELNALPGEKVVLKIVSPTIIHKTEVGGVRIVPKNPDKIRSAVRRMLYEVPENYANMINLAPEHAPAEYRGLAGEELVAAISRDLKGVLMVQFMPPDSSAFGNELIVGLRNTREFGMVVSAGLGGTDTELYAERFRKGQAIVAASCELIDGNAFFELFRKTISYRKLAGLTRGQRRVVTDEQLVECFSSFIEMGRHYSPTNPDAEFVINEMEINPYAFTDFLMVPLDGMCKFGTPRARENQRPIAKIDNLLHPKKIGLIGASTKRRNFGRIILDNVLAEGFAREDIFLLREGEDEIDGVKCYPNLEALPEKMDMFVVAVGANQVPDLVDEVIRLDAANAVMLIPGGMGETEESRERAQKVIEAIDEAHGNGDGGPVFIGANCMGVVSRPGNYDTWFIPEEKLPKDRESTYRRAALVSQSGAFMLHRSSQCPELNPAYMISMGNQTDLTLGDMVKHFKDSEEVDVIAVYAEGFNDLDGLEFCTAVREAVLAGKEVVFYKAGRTPEGKTATSGHTASLAGDYMVCESCVRQAGAIVARNFTEFQDLFLLAENMAGKRINGNRLAAVSGAGFETVGMADSIQSDDYQMQLASFSEESHRKITAILDAKRLSGLVTVHNPLDINPSADDEAHAEIADILAHDEGVDAVVIGLDPLSPAMHTLLETDVPAFDMKAEDGIVPRLAEIVGRCDKPVIGVIDGGRLYDPMRDALNNSGVPIFSVCDRAVAALSQYIEARLYAEAIRIGVGR from the coding sequence ATGGAATTACAGAATAGCGTCTCCATCGACTTTGACGCCATTACCGGCCTTTTCCGCTCCGCCAGAGAGGAAGGCCGCGACTATCTCCTTGAATACGAAGTATACAACCTGCTGGGCCGGTCGGGGGCGGAAACGCCTCCCAAGTGCATCCTGCTTCCCCGCGGAGCGCGTTCGTCCGATGACGAATTGAACGCTTTGCCCGGTGAGAAGGTCGTTCTCAAGATCGTTTCTCCTACCATCATCCACAAGACCGAGGTCGGCGGCGTCCGCATTGTTCCCAAGAATCCGGACAAAATCCGTTCGGCCGTTCGGAGAATGCTGTACGAGGTCCCGGAAAATTACGCGAATATGATAAATCTCGCCCCCGAGCACGCCCCCGCGGAATACCGGGGACTCGCCGGAGAGGAGTTGGTCGCCGCCATCAGCAGGGACCTCAAGGGCGTGCTCATGGTCCAGTTCATGCCGCCGGACTCCTCGGCGTTCGGCAATGAGCTCATTGTCGGCCTGCGCAATACGCGGGAATTCGGCATGGTCGTTTCGGCGGGCCTGGGCGGCACGGATACGGAACTTTATGCCGAACGCTTCCGCAAGGGGCAGGCCATCGTGGCGGCCTCCTGCGAGTTGATCGACGGCAACGCCTTCTTCGAACTTTTCCGCAAAACCATTTCCTACAGAAAGCTGGCGGGGCTGACCCGGGGGCAGCGTCGAGTCGTTACGGATGAGCAACTGGTGGAGTGCTTCTCCTCCTTCATTGAAATGGGCCGCCATTATTCCCCGACGAACCCGGACGCCGAATTCGTCATCAATGAAATGGAAATCAATCCATACGCCTTCACGGATTTCCTCATGGTTCCCTTGGACGGTATGTGCAAGTTCGGGACTCCCCGCGCGCGGGAAAACCAACGTCCCATCGCCAAGATCGACAATCTGCTGCACCCGAAAAAGATAGGCCTGATCGGCGCTTCCACCAAGCGCAGGAATTTTGGCCGCATCATTCTCGACAACGTCCTGGCCGAGGGATTCGCCAGGGAGGACATCTTCCTGCTTAGGGAGGGCGAGGACGAAATCGACGGCGTGAAGTGCTATCCGAACCTGGAGGCGCTGCCCGAAAAGATGGACATGTTCGTCGTGGCAGTGGGGGCGAATCAGGTGCCGGATTTGGTGGATGAAGTCATTCGTCTGGACGCCGCCAATGCCGTCATGCTTATCCCTGGCGGCATGGGCGAGACCGAAGAGAGCCGCGAGCGTGCGCAAAAAGTCATCGAGGCCATCGACGAGGCCCACGGGAACGGCGACGGCGGCCCGGTTTTTATCGGCGCAAACTGCATGGGCGTGGTTTCCCGTCCCGGCAACTATGACACCTGGTTTATCCCCGAGGAAAAGCTGCCCAAGGATCGCGAATCCACATATCGGCGCGCCGCGTTGGTGTCCCAGTCCGGCGCATTCATGCTGCATCGTTCTTCCCAGTGCCCGGAACTGAACCCCGCCTACATGATTTCCATGGGCAATCAGACCGACTTGACGCTGGGGGACATGGTCAAACACTTCAAGGATTCCGAAGAAGTGGATGTTATCGCCGTCTACGCTGAGGGATTCAACGATCTCGATGGGTTGGAATTTTGCACAGCAGTGCGGGAAGCCGTGCTGGCGGGCAAGGAGGTGGTTTTCTACAAGGCGGGGCGCACCCCCGAGGGTAAAACCGCGACCTCCGGACATACTGCCTCGCTGGCCGGTGATTACATGGTCTGCGAATCATGCGTACGGCAGGCCGGCGCGATTGTGGCCCGCAATTTCACGGAATTCCAGGACCTCTTCCTGCTGGCGGAGAACATGGCCGGTAAGCGCATCAACGGCAATCGTCTTGCGGCCGTATCCGGCGCGGGATTCGAAACCGTCGGCATGGCGGACTCCATTCAATCCGACGACTATCAGATGCAGTTGGCTTCGTTTTCCGAGGAGTCTCATCGAAAGATCACGGCGATCCTGGACGCCAAGAGGCTGTCCGGGCTTGTCACCGTACACAATCCTCTGGACATCAATCCTTCGGCCGACGACGAGGCCCATGCCGAGATTGCCGACATCCTCGCGCATGACGAGGGCGTCGATGCCGTCGTCATCGGGCTTGATCCGCTTTCCCCGGCCATGCACACGCTGTTGGAGACGGATGTCCCGGCCTTCGACATGAAGGCGGAAGACGGCATTGTGCCGCGCCTGGCTGAAATAGTCGGCCGCTGCGACAAGCCCGTTATCGGCGTCATAGACGGCGGCAGACTGTATGACCCCATGCGCGACGCGCTGAACAACAGCGGCGTGCCGATCTTCTCAGTGTGCGACCGAGCCGTGGCGGCATTGTCCCAATATATCGAAGCCCGTCTCTATGCGGAGGCCATCCGCATCGGGGTTGGCCGTTAA
- a CDS encoding Crp/Fnr family transcriptional regulator produces the protein MQTPHINEFWRIQVNSDAWNKVLGLGVRKEFKHGEHIVFAGELVTELRYLQSGTVSMKRTSVDGNEKIIMHVEQNSLFSEVPFFTREPIDSSFICHKDAVVYSFCKETVDRMLETHPCIAKDIIHTLSHKVNVLSNQLASLGLDTLEQRIVKFVLLRFNSMELPSNDIVSLGSLRMQDIASILGVHRATLYKTFKSLESHGLIRILRENKLQILDIDALTAIAYH, from the coding sequence ATGCAGACGCCGCACATAAACGAGTTCTGGCGAATCCAGGTCAATAGTGACGCCTGGAACAAGGTTTTGGGCCTGGGTGTTCGCAAGGAGTTCAAGCACGGTGAACATATTGTCTTTGCGGGGGAGCTGGTGACGGAGCTGCGGTATCTTCAGTCTGGCACCGTGTCCATGAAGCGAACGTCCGTGGACGGCAATGAGAAGATCATCATGCATGTGGAACAGAATTCCCTCTTCAGTGAAGTGCCCTTTTTCACCAGGGAACCGATCGACAGTTCTTTTATTTGCCACAAGGATGCCGTGGTCTACTCCTTCTGCAAGGAGACGGTGGACAGGATGTTGGAAACGCACCCCTGCATTGCGAAGGACATCATCCACACGCTTTCCCATAAGGTGAACGTTCTCAGCAATCAGTTGGCTTCGCTGGGGCTCGACACTCTGGAGCAGCGGATCGTGAAGTTCGTGCTTCTGCGGTTCAACTCGATGGAGTTGCCTTCAAATGACATCGTTTCGCTCGGTTCGCTTCGTATGCAGGATATTGCCTCCATATTGGGAGTGCACCGAGCCACTTTGTACAAGACGTTCAAATCGCTGGAGAGCCATGGGCTCATAAGGATATTGCGCGAGAATAAATTGCAGATCCTGGACATCGATGCCCTTACTGCCATCGCATACCATTAA
- a CDS encoding 2-oxoacid:acceptor oxidoreductase family protein: MNPIKQLCTDEAGKANVLQGNIAFAVGCVRSGIHAVDGYPGTPSTEVIDKGLSNVQDMITVGWSVSEAVAASVAHGHSLAGEDCVVTMKIPGLFQAGDPFSSAAFFNGERGALVYYLASDFTPSSTQHLVDPRPFIKSCFTPIFEPRNHQEMHEAAEIAADVSRKYKTPCVILASGTLCHSEGLVRLSDIRKRDRVQVDTPLKAFNTLPPLARGNYDKVVTERIPALEEMVAKSALNKWEKGGGKVGVITCGASEMMVRELKQSLGEDIDILSLGFTFPLPESLIREFHGSIDGDVYVVEDGYRYLQGELERMGLKVKGKKSDETLTEWTPSSVAGLMGYCLEKPMAAKIAPLGRPPMICAGCPYRLFGETVRQMRAKGHIEAVFGDIGCNTLLYFMDALDTNVAMGASEGNRMGFVQADPGKAAKCISLLGDGTECHSGMDATRNTVFRKVPGVKVILDNYWTAMTGGQPGPTSPVNLAGDENVFDLQASLAAHGATVMTVSGYDRKGIRKGLKEALALAEEGKFVTLVVTGACIRKVPKSAWGVKMTVDADKCKRCGMCQICPGITADKDGLPSFNNLCSGCVSQNAACGQMCPVGAISVAEPVKAEAAVRVELPEAPEEIAMPKAGSYAMPEKIAVAIRGVGGQGNLFFGKALTQFAFLAGYGDTNVIKGETHGMAQMGGPVISTFSCGKVVSPVLLPGTVDCLVSMEMSEVLRPGFVDMLRPGGTVLMAETRVLPYGVDESAYPTREAIADELKAYNVIIVDVLKAALELGDATGRIANVIMMGALSTLSPFNGFPEGLWLQALKNISPKPAIWTANHAAFKAGTRLL, from the coding sequence ATGAACCCGATAAAACAACTTTGTACCGATGAGGCCGGAAAAGCCAACGTGCTGCAAGGCAACATCGCCTTTGCCGTGGGGTGTGTCCGTTCCGGCATACACGCCGTCGACGGCTACCCCGGGACCCCGTCCACCGAGGTCATAGACAAGGGCTTGAGCAACGTGCAGGACATGATAACCGTGGGCTGGTCCGTCAGCGAAGCGGTCGCGGCCTCCGTGGCGCACGGGCATTCCCTGGCCGGTGAGGACTGCGTCGTCACGATGAAGATTCCCGGACTGTTCCAGGCCGGCGACCCGTTTTCGAGCGCCGCGTTCTTCAACGGTGAAAGAGGGGCGCTCGTGTATTATCTGGCGTCCGATTTCACCCCGAGTTCCACCCAGCACCTGGTGGACCCCCGTCCCTTCATCAAAAGCTGCTTCACTCCCATTTTCGAGCCGCGCAATCATCAGGAAATGCATGAAGCGGCTGAAATAGCGGCGGATGTAAGCCGCAAGTACAAGACTCCTTGCGTCATTCTGGCCAGCGGGACCCTTTGCCATTCCGAAGGTCTCGTCCGCCTGTCGGACATCCGGAAGCGCGATCGCGTCCAGGTGGACACGCCGCTCAAAGCGTTCAACACGCTTCCTCCGCTCGCTCGCGGCAACTACGACAAGGTCGTTACCGAGCGAATTCCCGCCCTTGAGGAAATGGTTGCGAAAAGCGCGCTCAACAAATGGGAGAAGGGCGGCGGCAAGGTCGGCGTCATCACATGCGGTGCCAGTGAAATGATGGTCAGGGAATTGAAACAGTCGCTTGGGGAGGACATCGACATCCTTTCCCTCGGCTTCACATTCCCCTTGCCGGAGAGCCTGATCCGCGAATTCCACGGCTCCATCGACGGCGACGTCTACGTGGTGGAAGACGGCTATCGCTATCTGCAAGGCGAGCTGGAACGCATGGGACTGAAGGTGAAAGGGAAGAAGAGCGACGAGACGCTTACCGAGTGGACCCCGAGCTCCGTGGCGGGGCTCATGGGATACTGCCTGGAAAAGCCCATGGCCGCCAAGATCGCGCCCCTTGGCCGACCGCCCATGATCTGCGCCGGGTGTCCGTACCGTCTGTTCGGGGAAACCGTCCGCCAGATGAGGGCGAAAGGCCATATAGAGGCCGTGTTCGGCGACATCGGCTGCAACACCTTGCTCTACTTCATGGACGCTCTGGACACCAACGTGGCCATGGGCGCATCCGAAGGCAACCGCATGGGGTTTGTCCAAGCCGATCCCGGCAAGGCTGCAAAGTGCATTTCCCTTTTGGGCGACGGCACGGAGTGTCATTCCGGCATGGATGCGACCCGGAACACGGTTTTTCGCAAAGTCCCCGGCGTGAAGGTCATTCTCGACAATTACTGGACCGCCATGACGGGCGGGCAGCCCGGACCTACCTCTCCAGTCAATTTGGCGGGAGATGAGAACGTCTTCGATCTGCAAGCTTCCCTGGCGGCCCATGGCGCAACCGTCATGACGGTCAGCGGCTATGACCGCAAGGGCATTCGCAAGGGCCTGAAAGAGGCCCTCGCCCTGGCCGAGGAGGGTAAATTCGTGACCCTGGTCGTTACAGGGGCCTGCATCCGCAAGGTTCCCAAATCGGCCTGGGGCGTGAAAATGACCGTAGACGCGGACAAGTGCAAACGGTGCGGCATGTGTCAGATCTGCCCCGGCATCACCGCGGACAAGGATGGTTTGCCCTCCTTCAACAACCTCTGTTCCGGTTGCGTGAGCCAAAACGCCGCCTGCGGTCAGATGTGTCCTGTTGGAGCCATCTCCGTGGCCGAGCCGGTCAAGGCCGAAGCTGCCGTCCGCGTGGAGCTCCCCGAAGCTCCCGAAGAAATCGCCATGCCGAAAGCCGGTTCCTATGCAATGCCGGAAAAAATAGCCGTGGCCATCCGCGGCGTCGGCGGCCAGGGCAACCTGTTCTTCGGCAAGGCCCTGACGCAGTTCGCCTTTCTGGCGGGATACGGCGACACCAATGTCATCAAGGGCGAGACGCACGGCATGGCCCAGATGGGCGGTCCCGTCATCTCCACCTTCAGTTGCGGCAAGGTCGTTTCGCCCGTCCTGCTGCCCGGGACCGTCGACTGCCTTGTCTCCATGGAGATGAGCGAAGTGCTGCGCCCCGGGTTCGTGGACATGCTGCGTCCCGGCGGCACGGTGCTGATGGCGGAGACGCGGGTTCTGCCCTATGGCGTGGACGAATCCGCCTACCCGACACGCGAGGCCATTGCCGACGAGCTCAAGGCGTACAACGTTATCATCGTGGATGTGCTCAAGGCGGCGCTGGAATTGGGCGACGCCACCGGCCGCATCGCCAACGTAATCATGATGGGCGCTTTGTCGACGCTGTCGCCGTTCAATGGATTCCCGGAAGGACTGTGGCTTCAGGCTCTCAAGAATATCAGCCCGAAACCGGCCATCTGGACCGCCAACCACGCGGCGTTCAAGGCGGGGACGAGGCTTCTTTAA
- a CDS encoding thioredoxin family protein, with protein sequence MSEIKNITEQASSGLFSSYNDAIVIFFKELCPHCKNMEKALMKFGDKSPETELYSVDSEVRGELMAELGFERVPTLVFIRNGEVANIHSGLMNPRELKALHASL encoded by the coding sequence ATGAGTGAAATAAAAAATATCACAGAGCAGGCCTCTTCCGGGCTTTTCAGTTCCTACAATGACGCCATCGTCATCTTTTTCAAGGAGCTTTGCCCGCACTGCAAGAACATGGAAAAGGCGTTGATGAAATTCGGCGACAAGTCCCCTGAAACCGAACTGTACAGCGTCGACAGCGAAGTCAGGGGAGAGCTGATGGCGGAACTTGGTTTCGAGCGGGTTCCCACGCTGGTCTTCATCCGGAACGGCGAAGTGGCGAACATTCATTCCGGCCTCATGAATCCGCGTGAGCTGAAAGCGCTCCATGCATCCCTGTAA
- a CDS encoding NAD(P)/FAD-dependent oxidoreductase, which yields MNNEYDVIILGGGVAGMTAAVYAARANLDVLLLDENACGGLVNWTRVVENMPSYVSVGGMELMERMQNQVESFGVTVEEAACIDSMELAGRVKKIMADDETYTAKAVIVATGRKPVPLPAAGDCEQVHYCAICDGAPYVGKKVLIVGGGNSGFDEAISLLDLGVSELTLVERMDCFFAAQSTQSALAARGNATTLHSTEVLSLNGNGKLESVTLRDMKTGEKRELECDGVFVFLGQQPGTDAFSGQLLLDEHGYIITNDVMATSLPGVFAAGDVRPKKYRQITTAMADGTIAALEAERFIHSTR from the coding sequence ATGAACAACGAATATGACGTGATAATACTTGGCGGCGGCGTCGCGGGCATGACCGCGGCCGTATATGCGGCCCGGGCGAATCTGGACGTCCTGCTGTTGGATGAAAACGCCTGTGGCGGGCTGGTCAACTGGACAAGAGTGGTGGAGAACATGCCTTCCTATGTCTCCGTCGGCGGCATGGAACTCATGGAGAGAATGCAAAATCAGGTGGAATCGTTCGGAGTGACCGTCGAGGAAGCCGCTTGCATCGACTCCATGGAGCTTGCCGGGCGTGTAAAGAAAATCATGGCGGACGACGAGACCTATACGGCGAAGGCGGTCATTGTCGCCACCGGCCGCAAGCCGGTTCCTCTTCCGGCGGCCGGAGACTGTGAACAGGTTCATTACTGCGCCATCTGCGACGGTGCGCCCTACGTCGGCAAAAAAGTGCTCATCGTGGGAGGCGGCAACAGCGGGTTCGACGAGGCGATCTCCTTGCTCGATCTCGGCGTCAGCGAGCTGACCCTGGTGGAAAGAATGGATTGCTTTTTCGCCGCACAGTCCACGCAGTCCGCATTGGCGGCCAGGGGAAACGCCACCACGCTGCACTCCACGGAAGTCCTGTCGCTGAACGGAAACGGCAAACTCGAATCCGTTACCCTTCGCGATATGAAGACCGGTGAAAAGAGGGAGCTGGAATGTGACGGCGTGTTCGTGTTCCTGGGGCAACAGCCCGGCACCGACGCCTTTTCCGGGCAACTGCTTCTCGACGAACATGGCTATATCATTACGAATGACGTCATGGCGACTTCCCTGCCCGGCGTGTTCGCAGCCGGAGATGTGCGGCCCAAGAAATATCGTCAGATCACCACGGCGATGGCGGATGGCACTATAGCGGCGCTGGAAGCCGAACGCTTCATACACAGTACGCGGTAG